The following coding sequences are from one Verrucosispora sp. WMMD573 window:
- a CDS encoding ExeM/NucH family extracellular endonuclease yields the protein MQRARSTRLLTIPGVLATATTLILSGGTTAFADPAPTTPFISEIHYDNAGTDAGEAIEVEGPVGFDLTGWQIVLYNGANGAAYDTRTLSGVVPTAGVIVESYPSNGIQNGSPDGVALVAPDGEVAEFLTYEGTFSAVGGPADGRDGVDIGVQETASTPADHSLQRIDGSWQAPAASTFGVRNAASDPDPDPDPTGCTVTVDHTIAEVQGTGTATPVAGSRVTVEGIVTADHRAGGYNGVYVQTAGSGAERPVAAGAASDGIFVYLTTNTANHPPVAIGDRVRVSGTASEFNGLTQLTIAARTDVQVCAQGAPLPTPVPVELPLDEAARESVESMLVAPVGAYAVSEVYNTNRYGEVALTAGDQPARTPTDVARPGSATAQALAAENKRRRLLVDDGRTTNLATAGLLPPYVSPASPLRVGDQVEAFGPSVLSYGFDEWRLQPTRPVDADTAPAARTTFKTTNPRTAGPVDVGGDLRVASFNVLNYFVHFGGDARGAADEAALAKQEAKIVSAITALNADVVALEEIENSVRFDAEDPQQALKRLVTALNSEDGAGTWDYVRAPAELPGAAEQDVITTAIIFKPAKAQPKGPSRSVNDETVWFNAREPIAQTFTAGSVDFIVVANHFKSKSGAGTGDNADAGDGQGGWNGDRVRQAGALAAFVDQVKADSGTDDVLLLGDFNAYTQEDPMQVLYHEDYRNLNDTGKTSYVFNGESGSLDHALASPSLASRVTGVDVWQINAVESYAFQYDGLAAFFAPDPYRASDHNPLVVGIETGAETGPVDLQLLSINDFHGRLESPASVGGQPVGGAAQVAGLVNQLRAENPNTAFVSAGDNIGASTFISAIDDDNPTIDALNQAGLLVSAVGNHEFDKGMADLTGRVTDRADFPYLGANVYRGDTRALPAYAVNTIDGVRVGFIGVVTEQTASLVSPDGIAGITFRDPVAEANLVAGQLKDGNLDNGEADVVVLLAHEGAATENIDSPAALANDPVFGEFTRADATVDVIFSGHTHQPYAFEVPVPGTDKLRPIVQAEDYGKRLGKVTLTFDPQTGTITAAEASLVDVVGAPQDPAVAEIVAAAKVRAQELGQRKLGEITTDIRRAYTDGNEDRGKESALGNFIADVQLAGTRDAGRGGAQIAFMNPGGLRADLLYGEDGTVTYAEAFAVQPFANDVVTKTYTGAEIKQVLEQQWQPAGASRPVLWLGVSEGFSYTYDPEAAPGSRITSMSLNGTPIDPAGSYRVTVNSFLAAGGDNFTTLGGGTDPVTTGDNDLTMLVSYFAANSPVTADTEPRSAIGQGGPECTTTITGKHSRPLLVTTGLTCVENATIAGPVSIAAGASLRVTGGSINGPVSATRPVLFELSATKVSGPVTVAGATGDLKISETRINGPVTLVANLGGVRVDGATVSGPVVVTGNSGSQPVVVAANTISGPLACSGNTPAPVNEGRPNTVRGPAAGQCARL from the coding sequence ATGCAGCGCGCAAGAAGTACGCGACTACTCACAATCCCGGGCGTACTGGCCACCGCCACCACGCTCATCCTCTCCGGTGGCACCACCGCCTTCGCGGATCCGGCGCCCACCACGCCGTTCATCAGTGAGATCCACTACGACAACGCGGGCACGGACGCCGGCGAGGCGATCGAGGTCGAGGGGCCGGTCGGCTTCGACCTGACCGGCTGGCAGATCGTCCTGTACAACGGCGCCAACGGCGCGGCGTACGACACCAGAACGCTGAGCGGCGTGGTGCCGACCGCCGGCGTAATCGTCGAGTCGTACCCGTCGAACGGCATCCAGAACGGCTCACCCGACGGCGTCGCACTCGTCGCACCCGACGGTGAGGTCGCCGAGTTCCTGACCTACGAGGGCACCTTCAGCGCGGTCGGCGGGCCGGCGGACGGCCGGGACGGCGTCGACATCGGCGTGCAGGAGACCGCGTCGACCCCGGCGGACCACTCGCTCCAGAGGATCGACGGCAGTTGGCAGGCACCCGCCGCCAGCACCTTCGGGGTCCGCAACGCCGCGTCGGACCCGGACCCTGACCCAGACCCGACCGGCTGCACCGTCACGGTCGACCACACGATCGCCGAGGTGCAGGGCACCGGTACGGCCACGCCGGTGGCCGGCAGCCGGGTGACCGTGGAGGGCATCGTCACCGCCGACCACCGCGCCGGTGGTTACAACGGGGTGTACGTGCAGACGGCGGGCAGCGGCGCCGAGCGCCCGGTCGCCGCCGGAGCCGCCTCGGACGGCATCTTCGTGTACCTCACCACCAACACCGCGAACCACCCGCCGGTCGCGATCGGCGACCGGGTACGGGTCAGCGGCACGGCGAGCGAGTTCAACGGCCTCACCCAGTTGACCATCGCGGCCCGAACCGACGTCCAGGTCTGCGCGCAGGGCGCACCGCTGCCCACACCGGTCCCGGTCGAGCTGCCGCTGGACGAAGCGGCTCGCGAGTCGGTCGAGTCGATGTTGGTGGCGCCGGTCGGCGCGTACGCCGTGTCGGAGGTGTACAACACCAACCGGTACGGCGAGGTGGCGCTCACCGCCGGTGACCAGCCGGCCCGGACGCCCACCGACGTGGCCCGTCCCGGCTCGGCCACCGCGCAGGCGCTGGCCGCCGAGAACAAGCGGCGTCGCCTGCTCGTGGACGACGGCCGGACGACCAACCTGGCCACCGCCGGGCTGCTACCGCCGTACGTCTCGCCGGCCAGCCCGTTGCGGGTCGGCGACCAGGTGGAGGCGTTCGGTCCGTCGGTGCTGTCGTACGGCTTCGACGAGTGGCGTCTACAGCCGACCCGCCCGGTCGACGCGGACACCGCACCGGCCGCCCGGACCACGTTCAAGACCACCAACCCGCGTACCGCCGGACCGGTAGACGTCGGCGGCGACCTGCGGGTGGCCAGCTTCAACGTGTTGAACTACTTCGTCCACTTCGGCGGCGACGCCCGGGGTGCCGCCGACGAGGCGGCGCTGGCCAAGCAGGAGGCGAAGATCGTTTCAGCGATCACCGCGCTCAACGCCGACGTGGTGGCGCTGGAGGAGATCGAGAACTCGGTCCGGTTCGACGCCGAGGACCCGCAGCAGGCTCTCAAGCGTCTGGTAACCGCCCTGAACAGCGAGGACGGCGCGGGCACCTGGGACTACGTGCGTGCTCCGGCCGAGCTGCCGGGCGCGGCCGAGCAGGACGTCATCACCACGGCGATCATCTTCAAGCCGGCCAAGGCGCAGCCAAAGGGTCCGTCACGGTCGGTGAACGACGAGACGGTGTGGTTCAACGCCCGCGAGCCGATCGCGCAGACGTTCACCGCCGGCTCGGTGGACTTCATCGTGGTGGCCAACCACTTCAAGTCCAAGAGCGGTGCCGGCACCGGCGACAACGCGGATGCCGGGGACGGCCAGGGCGGTTGGAACGGCGACCGGGTCCGCCAGGCCGGGGCGCTGGCCGCCTTCGTGGATCAGGTCAAGGCGGACAGCGGAACCGACGACGTGCTGCTGCTGGGTGACTTCAACGCGTACACCCAGGAGGACCCGATGCAGGTCCTCTACCACGAGGACTACCGCAATCTGAACGACACCGGAAAGACCAGCTACGTCTTCAACGGCGAGTCGGGCTCGCTCGACCACGCTCTCGCCTCGCCGTCGCTGGCGTCGCGGGTCACCGGGGTCGACGTCTGGCAGATCAACGCGGTCGAGTCGTACGCCTTCCAGTACGACGGCCTGGCCGCGTTCTTCGCCCCGGACCCGTATCGGGCCAGCGACCACAACCCGCTGGTGGTGGGCATCGAGACCGGAGCGGAGACCGGCCCGGTCGACCTCCAGCTGCTGAGCATCAACGACTTCCACGGCCGACTGGAGTCACCGGCGAGCGTGGGGGGTCAGCCGGTCGGCGGTGCGGCTCAGGTGGCCGGTCTGGTGAACCAGTTGCGGGCGGAGAACCCGAACACCGCGTTCGTCTCCGCCGGAGACAACATCGGCGCCTCCACCTTCATCTCGGCGATCGACGACGACAACCCGACGATCGACGCGTTGAACCAGGCCGGCCTGCTCGTCTCGGCGGTGGGCAACCACGAGTTCGACAAGGGCATGGCGGACCTGACCGGCCGGGTGACCGACCGGGCCGACTTCCCCTACCTGGGCGCCAACGTGTACCGGGGTGACACCCGGGCGCTGCCGGCGTACGCGGTGAACACCATCGACGGCGTCCGGGTCGGCTTCATCGGCGTGGTCACCGAGCAGACCGCCTCGCTGGTCAGCCCGGACGGCATCGCCGGCATCACCTTCCGCGATCCGGTCGCCGAGGCCAACCTGGTCGCCGGCCAGCTCAAGGACGGCAACCTGGACAACGGCGAGGCGGACGTGGTGGTGCTGCTCGCGCACGAGGGGGCCGCGACCGAGAACATCGACTCCCCGGCGGCGCTGGCTAACGACCCGGTCTTCGGTGAGTTCACCCGCGCCGACGCCACCGTCGACGTCATCTTCAGTGGGCACACCCATCAGCCGTACGCCTTCGAGGTGCCGGTCCCCGGCACCGACAAGCTGCGGCCGATCGTGCAGGCCGAGGACTACGGCAAGCGGCTGGGCAAGGTCACTCTGACCTTCGACCCGCAGACGGGCACCATCACCGCCGCAGAAGCGTCCCTGGTGGACGTCGTCGGCGCACCGCAGGACCCGGCGGTGGCGGAGATCGTGGCCGCCGCGAAGGTCCGGGCGCAGGAGTTGGGTCAGCGCAAGCTCGGTGAGATCACCACCGACATCCGGCGGGCCTACACCGACGGCAACGAGGATCGGGGCAAGGAGTCGGCGCTTGGCAACTTCATCGCCGACGTGCAGCTCGCCGGCACCCGTGACGCCGGCCGGGGTGGGGCGCAGATCGCGTTCATGAACCCTGGGGGTCTGCGGGCCGACCTGCTGTATGGCGAGGACGGCACGGTGACCTACGCCGAGGCCTTCGCCGTCCAGCCGTTCGCCAACGACGTGGTCACCAAGACCTACACCGGTGCCGAGATCAAGCAGGTGCTGGAGCAGCAGTGGCAACCGGCGGGCGCGTCTCGCCCGGTGCTGTGGCTCGGCGTGTCGGAGGGCTTCAGCTACACCTACGACCCGGAGGCCGCACCGGGCTCGCGGATCACCTCGATGAGCCTGAACGGCACGCCGATCGACCCGGCGGGCAGCTACCGGGTCACGGTGAACTCCTTCCTCGCCGCCGGCGGGGACAACTTCACCACCCTCGGCGGCGGCACCGACCCGGTGACCACCGGCGACAACGACCTCACCATGCTGGTGAGCTACTTCGCCGCCAACTCACCGGTGACCGCGGACACCGAACCCCGGTCGGCGATCGGGCAGGGCGGGCCGGAGTGCACCACCACGATCACCGGCAAGCACTCCCGGCCGCTGCTCGTGACCACCGGCCTGACCTGCGTGGAGAACGCTACGATCGCCGGTCCGGTGTCGATCGCTGCGGGGGCTTCCCTGCGGGTGACCGGCGGCAGCATCAACGGCCCGGTCTCCGCCACCCGGCCGGTGCTGTTCGAACTGTCGGCCACGAAGGTCTCCGGCCCGGTCACGGTGGCTGGCGCCACCGGTGACCTCAAGATCAGCGAGACCCGGATCAACGGGCCGGTGACGCTGGTGGCCAACCTCGGCGGGGTACGGGTCGACGGGGCCACCGTCAGCGGCCCGGTGGTGGTGACGGGCAACTCCGGCAGCCAGCCGGTGGTCGTCGCCGCCAACACCATCAGCGGCCCGCTGGCCTGCTCGGGCAACACGCCCGCCCCGGTGAACGAGGGTCGGCCGAACACGGTGCGGGGCCCGGCGGCGGGTCAGTGCGCACGCCTGTGA
- a CDS encoding MBL fold metallo-hydrolase: protein MTVQVSVITTSSLGDRSYLAADGRVAVVVDPQRDIDRVLYLAGAAGVRITHVVETHLHNDYVSGGLDLTRLTGARYLVAADDEVGFDRLPVGDGDVIEVSEALRLRAVATPGHTFHHLSYVLEEDTGGGWTPAGVFTGGSLLFGTTGRTDLLGAEHAHELAKRQHSSAKRLADLLPDGAQVWPTHGFGSFCSASQADAPDSTIGREKQVNPVFRLAATEFVTETLAGLDAYPAYYAHMGVANTGGPAPVDLTPVTRADASQLRERIAAGEWVVDLRHRKAYAVSHLAGTVSLGLDGPMSTWLGWLIDWGTPVTLLAETPEQVADAQRELVRIGIDRPAAQATGAPRQWADEPTELRELLVGDFPALAATQRGKPPAGLPAPQVVLDVRLGNEWRDGHVEDAVHVPLPELPRRLADIPAGTVWVHCGSGYRAALAASLLANAGRDVVLVNDLFDHAEQAGVRLNRSA from the coding sequence ATGACGGTGCAGGTTTCGGTCATCACGACGTCGTCCCTCGGCGACCGCAGCTACCTGGCCGCCGACGGCCGGGTAGCGGTCGTGGTGGACCCACAACGGGACATCGACCGGGTGCTGTACCTCGCCGGCGCGGCCGGCGTGCGGATCACCCACGTGGTCGAGACGCACCTGCACAACGACTACGTCTCCGGCGGGCTGGACCTGACCCGGCTGACCGGGGCGCGTTACCTGGTGGCCGCCGACGACGAGGTTGGCTTCGACCGGCTACCGGTCGGCGACGGCGACGTCATCGAGGTCTCCGAGGCGCTGCGGCTCCGGGCCGTGGCCACCCCGGGCCACACCTTCCACCACCTGTCGTACGTACTCGAAGAGGACACCGGCGGTGGCTGGACCCCGGCGGGGGTCTTCACCGGAGGATCGCTGCTGTTCGGCACCACCGGCCGCACCGACCTGCTCGGTGCCGAGCACGCACACGAGTTGGCCAAGCGTCAGCACAGCTCGGCGAAACGGCTCGCCGACCTGCTGCCCGACGGGGCGCAGGTGTGGCCGACCCACGGCTTCGGCAGCTTCTGCTCGGCCAGCCAGGCCGACGCCCCGGACTCGACGATCGGCCGGGAAAAGCAGGTCAACCCGGTCTTCCGGCTGGCCGCGACCGAGTTCGTCACCGAAACCCTGGCCGGTCTGGACGCCTACCCGGCGTACTACGCGCACATGGGGGTGGCCAACACCGGCGGTCCGGCGCCGGTGGACCTCACTCCGGTGACCCGGGCCGACGCCTCGCAGCTGCGGGAACGCATCGCCGCCGGGGAGTGGGTGGTCGACCTGCGACACCGCAAGGCGTACGCGGTCTCGCATCTGGCCGGCACGGTGAGTCTCGGCCTCGACGGCCCCATGTCGACCTGGCTCGGCTGGCTCATCGACTGGGGCACCCCGGTCACGCTGCTGGCCGAGACGCCGGAGCAGGTCGCCGACGCCCAGCGCGAACTGGTCCGGATCGGTATCGATCGGCCGGCCGCCCAGGCGACCGGTGCTCCCCGGCAGTGGGCCGACGAGCCCACCGAGCTGCGCGAACTGCTGGTCGGGGACTTCCCGGCGCTGGCCGCCACGCAGCGCGGGAAGCCGCCGGCCGGGCTGCCCGCCCCGCAGGTCGTCCTCGACGTGCGGCTGGGCAACGAGTGGCGGGACGGCCATGTCGAGGATGCCGTGCACGTACCGTTGCCCGAGCTGCCCCGCCGACTGGCCGACATCCCGGCCGGCACCGTCTGGGTGCACTGCGGGTCCGGCTACCGGGCCGCCCTCGCCGCCTCCCTGCTGGCCAATGCCGGCCGCGACGTGGTGCTCGTCAACGACCTCTTCGACCACGCCGAGCAGGCCGGCGTACGACTGAACCGCAGCGCCTGA
- a CDS encoding ATP-binding protein, giving the protein MTSGDPGSGPLRRLTADDLRTLFLFESLDDAQLTWLADQGRVERRDEGALVYAEGDPAECFFVLLDGTVRLCRTVHGDQVEISRTAQRGVYGGATQAYLGEDRQYRNSMWALTDAEFFVLPAEQFAHAVRTWFPMAMHLLEGMFIGMRDTQTLIGERERLLALGSLSAGLTHELNNPASAAVRATTSLRERIAGMRHKLAMIADGRLDGRRLHALVGLQEEAVERVAKAPTLSPLATSDAEDELTDWLDDRGLTAGWELASTLVSAGLDVDWLERVRGSVGEEDLEAAVRWLTYTVETELLMREIADAATRISTLVGAAKQYSQLDRAPYQVVDVHELLDATLVMFKGKIAAGVRLVREYDRGLPPIPAYAAELNQVWSNLIDNALGAMGADGLLTVRTLRQDDWLIVEIVDTGPGIPDDVRPRIFEPFFTTKPVGEGTGLGLDISYRIVVNKHHGDIRVTSMPGSTLFRVLLPISPPEPPAG; this is encoded by the coding sequence GTGACCAGCGGGGATCCGGGCAGCGGCCCGCTGCGGCGGCTGACCGCTGACGACCTGCGGACGCTGTTCCTCTTCGAGTCGCTCGACGACGCGCAGTTGACCTGGCTGGCCGATCAGGGCCGGGTCGAGCGGCGGGACGAAGGGGCCCTGGTCTACGCCGAGGGCGATCCGGCGGAGTGCTTCTTCGTCCTGCTCGACGGCACGGTACGGCTCTGCCGCACGGTGCACGGTGACCAGGTGGAGATCAGCCGCACCGCCCAACGCGGCGTGTACGGCGGGGCCACCCAGGCATACCTGGGCGAGGACCGGCAGTACCGCAACAGCATGTGGGCGCTGACCGACGCCGAGTTCTTCGTGCTGCCGGCGGAGCAGTTCGCCCACGCGGTGCGTACCTGGTTTCCGATGGCGATGCACCTGCTGGAGGGCATGTTCATCGGGATGCGGGACACGCAGACGCTTATCGGCGAGCGTGAGCGGCTGCTGGCGTTGGGCTCCCTGTCGGCGGGCCTGACCCACGAGCTGAACAATCCGGCGAGCGCGGCGGTGCGGGCCACCACCAGTCTGCGCGAGCGGATCGCCGGGATGCGGCACAAGCTCGCCATGATCGCCGACGGCCGGCTCGACGGCCGGCGGCTGCATGCCCTGGTGGGTCTCCAGGAGGAGGCGGTCGAGCGGGTGGCCAAGGCGCCGACGCTGTCACCGTTGGCGACAAGTGACGCCGAGGACGAGTTGACCGACTGGCTGGACGACCGGGGCCTGACCGCCGGTTGGGAGCTGGCGTCGACGCTGGTCAGCGCAGGGCTGGACGTCGACTGGCTGGAGCGGGTCCGCGGGTCGGTCGGCGAGGAGGACCTGGAAGCGGCGGTGCGCTGGCTGACCTACACGGTCGAGACCGAACTGCTCATGCGGGAGATCGCGGACGCCGCCACCCGGATCTCCACCCTGGTCGGTGCCGCCAAGCAGTACTCCCAGCTGGACCGGGCGCCGTACCAGGTGGTGGACGTGCACGAGCTGCTCGACGCCACGTTGGTGATGTTCAAGGGGAAGATCGCCGCCGGGGTCCGGCTGGTCCGCGAGTACGACCGGGGCCTGCCGCCCATTCCGGCGTACGCCGCCGAGCTGAACCAGGTGTGGAGCAACCTGATCGACAACGCGCTGGGTGCGATGGGTGCCGACGGGTTGCTCACCGTCCGCACTCTTCGCCAGGACGACTGGTTGATCGTTGAGATCGTCGACACCGGGCCGGGTATCCCGGACGACGTCCGGCCCCGGATCTTCGAGCCGTTCTTCACCACCAAGCCGGTAGGTGAGGGCACCGGCCTCGGTCTGGACATCTCCTACCGGATCGTGGTCAACAAGCACCACGGGGACATCCGGGTGACGAGCATGCCCGGTAGCACCCTGTTCCGGGTTCTGCTGCCGATAAGTCCGCCGGAACCGCCGGCCGGGTGA
- a CDS encoding FAD-dependent oxidoreductase, producing the protein MANPVILSVDDDPAVSRAVARDIRRRYGDRYRVVRATSGPEALEALREIKLRGEQVALLLADYRMPEMTGIEFLEAAMDLFPAARRVLLTAYADTSAAIDAINLVDLDHYLLKPWHPPEEKLYPVVDSLLEAWAASPAAGESEIRVVGHRWSAESFTVRDFLARNLVPYRWLLSDDPEGGRLLTAAGVTAADVPLVVTTDGKALVAPSEAELAGLVGLEVTPTADFYDLVVVGGGPAGLGAAVYGASEGLRTILVERLATGGQAGQSSRIENYLGFPDGVSGAQLTDRARRQALKFGAELLSTREVVGLAEAGSARLLRFSDGQTLAAHSVVLATGVSYRMLDAPGLADFTGRGVFYGSAASEAPSCVGEDVYIVGGANSAGQAAVYFSRYAKRVHLLIRGADLTASMSRYLIDQLGRVDQVIVHPYSEVVGAAGDEHLQRLTLRDNRTGEQREVETSWLFVFIGAEPRTGWLDGTLVRDERGFVVTGPDLVTGGRRPSGWSLPREPYHLESSVPGVFAAGDVRAASVKRVASAVGEGAMAVSLVHRYLEAQ; encoded by the coding sequence ATGGCGAACCCGGTGATTCTCTCCGTCGACGACGACCCGGCGGTCTCCCGGGCGGTCGCGCGGGACATCCGGCGTCGCTACGGCGACCGGTACCGGGTGGTCCGGGCCACCTCCGGGCCGGAAGCGTTGGAGGCGCTGCGCGAGATCAAGCTGCGTGGTGAGCAGGTGGCGTTGCTGCTGGCCGACTACCGCATGCCGGAAATGACCGGCATCGAGTTCCTGGAAGCGGCGATGGACCTGTTCCCCGCCGCGCGCCGGGTGCTGCTGACCGCGTACGCGGACACCAGTGCGGCGATCGACGCGATCAACCTGGTGGACCTCGACCACTACCTGCTCAAACCCTGGCACCCGCCGGAGGAGAAGCTCTACCCGGTGGTCGACTCGCTGCTGGAGGCGTGGGCGGCCAGTCCGGCCGCCGGGGAGAGCGAGATCCGGGTGGTCGGGCACCGCTGGTCCGCCGAGTCGTTCACGGTGCGGGACTTCCTGGCCCGCAACCTGGTCCCGTACCGGTGGTTGCTTAGCGACGACCCCGAGGGTGGCCGGCTGCTCACCGCGGCCGGGGTCACTGCGGCCGACGTTCCGTTGGTGGTCACCACCGACGGCAAGGCGCTGGTGGCACCCTCCGAGGCGGAACTGGCCGGACTGGTGGGACTGGAGGTCACCCCCACCGCGGACTTCTACGACCTGGTGGTGGTCGGCGGCGGGCCGGCCGGTCTGGGCGCCGCCGTGTACGGGGCGTCGGAAGGGCTGCGCACCATCCTGGTGGAGCGGCTGGCCACCGGCGGGCAGGCGGGGCAGAGCAGCCGGATCGAGAACTACCTCGGCTTCCCGGACGGGGTTTCCGGAGCGCAGCTCACCGACCGGGCCCGCCGGCAGGCGTTGAAGTTCGGCGCGGAGCTGCTCAGCACTCGGGAGGTGGTGGGCCTGGCGGAGGCCGGGTCGGCGCGGCTGCTGCGGTTCAGCGACGGGCAGACCCTCGCCGCCCACTCGGTCGTGCTGGCGACCGGCGTGTCGTACCGGATGCTCGACGCGCCCGGCCTGGCCGACTTCACCGGCCGAGGTGTCTTCTACGGTTCGGCGGCCAGCGAGGCGCCGAGCTGTGTGGGCGAGGACGTCTACATCGTGGGCGGGGCGAACTCGGCAGGGCAGGCCGCGGTCTACTTCTCCCGGTACGCGAAGCGGGTGCACCTGTTGATCCGGGGCGCGGACCTGACCGCGTCGATGTCCCGATACCTCATCGACCAACTGGGCCGTGTCGACCAGGTGATCGTGCACCCGTACAGCGAGGTGGTGGGTGCCGCCGGTGACGAGCACCTGCAACGGCTGACCCTGCGGGACAACCGGACCGGCGAACAGCGGGAGGTGGAGACGTCATGGCTGTTCGTCTTCATCGGTGCCGAGCCCCGCACCGGATGGTTGGACGGCACGCTGGTCCGCGACGAGCGGGGTTTCGTGGTGACCGGACCGGACCTGGTCACCGGGGGACGCCGACCGTCGGGCTGGTCGCTGCCACGTGAGCCGTACCACCTCGAATCGAGCGTGCCCGGGGTGTTCGCCGCCGGTGACGTACGCGCGGCCTCGGTGAAGCGGGTGGCCTCGGCCGTCGGCGAGGGCGCCATGGCCGTGTCGCTGGTGCACCGGTACCTGGAGGCACAGTGA
- a CDS encoding TetR/AcrR family transcriptional regulator yields the protein MTGGPRTNTESLRADSARVRARMLRAARDRVAAGDLDLPMNAVAKAAGVGVGTVYRHFPSRQALLESLAAERFALLVQAAEQALACPDVATGLARLLRAALEHQRDDPALAVVLATPDSAGPQTTELARALAEAVDRLLERAREAGAIRPEITADDVRALFCGLQRTVQVGGDTELYIDILLRGIRR from the coding sequence GTGACGGGTGGGCCGAGGACGAACACCGAGTCCCTCCGGGCGGACTCGGCCAGGGTGCGTGCCCGGATGCTGCGGGCCGCCCGCGACCGGGTCGCCGCCGGCGACCTGGACCTGCCGATGAATGCGGTCGCCAAGGCTGCCGGGGTCGGTGTCGGCACCGTCTACCGGCACTTTCCCAGCCGGCAGGCGCTGCTGGAGTCGCTGGCCGCCGAACGGTTCGCCCTGCTGGTGCAGGCGGCCGAGCAGGCACTGGCCTGTCCCGACGTCGCCACCGGCCTGGCCCGCCTGCTCCGGGCCGCGCTGGAACACCAGCGTGACGACCCCGCGCTCGCGGTCGTGCTGGCCACCCCCGACAGCGCCGGCCCGCAGACGACGGAGCTGGCCAGAGCGCTCGCTGAGGCCGTCGACCGGCTGCTGGAGCGGGCCCGCGAGGCCGGGGCCATCCGGCCGGAGATCACCGCGGATGACGTCCGGGCGTTGTTCTGCGGATTGCAGCGCACGGTGCAGGTCGGGGGCGACACCGAGCTGTACATCGACATCCTACTTCGCGGCATCCGCAGGTAG
- a CDS encoding SDR family NAD(P)-dependent oxidoreductase: MPVAWTLDEIPDQTGRTAVVTGASSGLGLVAAEHLAAHGATVIMAVRDPAKSELARSGMTGNLEVRRLDLADLDSVRAFAGQLRDEGRRIDLLLNNAGVGAVPHAHSPQGYERVLATNHLGHFALTGLLLDLFRADGDPRVVTVTSAYYRLLRGGPDLDDLAGDPALSRIERYIRSKQANVLFGTELDRRLRHAGSPVRSFLAHPGMARTSMPAQVEGRVERAVTRLQGLLVARSATRGTIPLLYAATSPTAQTGVLLGPSLRKWDDRVHARPIVAPGDDRALAYRLWQVSEAATGVSYLSPTVELRS; encoded by the coding sequence ATGCCCGTTGCCTGGACGCTCGACGAGATACCCGATCAGACCGGCCGCACCGCCGTCGTCACCGGCGCCAGCAGCGGCCTCGGCCTGGTCGCCGCCGAACACCTCGCCGCCCACGGCGCGACTGTGATCATGGCAGTCCGTGACCCGGCCAAGAGCGAACTGGCCCGCTCCGGCATGACCGGCAACCTGGAGGTACGGCGGCTCGACCTGGCCGACCTCGACTCGGTCCGGGCCTTCGCCGGGCAGTTGCGCGACGAGGGTCGCCGGATCGACCTGCTGCTCAACAACGCCGGGGTCGGCGCCGTCCCGCACGCGCACTCCCCGCAGGGGTACGAGCGGGTCCTCGCCACCAATCACCTCGGCCACTTCGCCCTCACCGGACTGCTCCTGGACCTCTTTCGAGCGGATGGCGATCCACGGGTGGTGACCGTCACTTCCGCCTACTACCGCCTGCTCCGCGGCGGGCCGGACCTGGACGACCTCGCCGGCGATCCGGCACTCTCGCGGATCGAGCGGTACATCCGCTCCAAGCAGGCGAACGTCCTGTTCGGCACCGAACTGGACCGCAGGCTGCGGCACGCCGGCAGCCCGGTACGCAGCTTCCTGGCTCATCCCGGGATGGCCCGTACGTCGATGCCGGCCCAGGTCGAGGGCCGGGTCGAGCGGGCGGTGACGCGCCTTCAGGGTCTCCTGGTGGCCCGCAGCGCGACACGCGGCACCATCCCGCTGCTCTACGCCGCCACGAGCCCGACCGCGCAGACGGGCGTCCTCCTCGGCCCCTCGCTGCGTAAGTGGGACGACCGGGTGCATGCCCGGCCGATCGTCGCGCCGGGCGACGACCGTGCCCTCGCCTACCGGCTCTGGCAGGTCTCCGAGGCCGCGACCGGCGTGAGTTATCTGAGCCCGACCGTCGAACTACGGTCCTGA